A genomic region of Alnus glutinosa chromosome 11, dhAlnGlut1.1, whole genome shotgun sequence contains the following coding sequences:
- the LOC133882353 gene encoding type III polyketide synthase B encodes MSEEILKKYPELAVEGSPTVKQRLDICNNAVTRMAIEASQACIKNWGRLVSDITHLVYVSSSEARLPGGDLFLAKGLGLNPETQRVLLYFMGCSGGVSGLRVAKDIAENNPGSRILLATSETTIIGYKPPSVERPYDLVGVALFGDGAGAMIIGSDPILGKEQPLFELHTAIQNFLPNTEKTIDGRLTEEGIGFTLARELPQIIEDNIEGFCKKLIVGFPDKDYNKMFWAVHPGGPAILNRIEKRLELSPEKLNASRRALMDYGNASSNTIVYVLEYMIEESLVIKKENKGDSEWGMILAFGPGITFEGILARNLTV; translated from the exons ATGTCAGAAGAGATCCTGAAGAAGTACCCGGAGCTTGCTGTTGAAGGCTCACCCACTGTAAAGCAAAGGCTAGATATATGTAATAACGCTGTGACACGGATGGCTATTGAAGCTTCACAAGCTTGCATCAAGAATTGGGGCAGGCTTGTTTCAGATATAACCCACTTAGTCTATGTCTCATCAAGTGAAGCTCGGCTACCTGGTGGCGACCTTTTTCTAGCAAAAGGGCTTGGACTCAATCCCGAGACTCAAAGGGTCTTGCTCTACTTCATGGGCTGCTCCGGAGGTGTTTCCGGCCTACGCGTTGCAAAAGACATTGCTGAGAACAATCCTGGGAGCCGAATTTTGCTTGCAACTTCTGAAACTACTATTATTGG gtaCAAACCGCCAAGTGTAGAGAGACCATATGATCTAGTTGGTGTTGCACTATTTGGGGATGGTGCTGGGGCCATGATAATTGGCTCAGACCCGATTTTAGGCAAAGAACAGCCTCTCTTTGAGCTGCATACAGCAATCCAGAACTTCCTGCCCAACACCGAGAAGACTATCGACGGAAGGTTGACGGAGGAGGGGATTGGCTTCACGCTAGCAAGGGAACTTCCCCAGATAATTGAAGATAACATTGAAGGATTCTGTAAGAAGTTAATTGTTGGATTTCCTGACAAGGACTACAATAAGATGTTTTGGGCAGTCCATCCAGGTGGGCCGGCAATCTTGAATCGGATCGAAAAGCGACTCGAGTTGTCACCGGAGAAGCTAAATGCAAGTAGAAGAGCTCTTATGGATTATGGTAATGCTAGCAGTAACACCATTGTGTATGTGCTGGAGTACATGATAGAAGAGAGCCTGGTGATTAAGAAGGAAAACAAAGGAGACAGTGAATGGGGCATGATTCTAGCTTTTGGACCTGGGATCACCTTTGAGGGAATTCTAGCAAGGAACCTCACTgtctaa
- the LOC133882081 gene encoding COBRA-like protein 1, with amino-acid sequence MAPLPSRVLTFAVLPSIILVALCSLADCYDPLDPNGNITVTFDIHQYTSDGYVARITIQNYYQYRHVDKPGWTLGWTWAKDEVIWSMSGAFATQQGNCSAFKTQAHSCVKDPVILDLMPDALPENRSEDCCRGGLLSAWAINPSKSFSSFEITVGNLGANSSWSAPQNLTLMAPGPGYTCGQVLDTDPTVSSDIDGRRHVQVYRTWSSTCTYSSFLANKTPMCCASLSAFYSPTITSCPKCSCGCREADKTSGPCISTSDNYLSSEITNNPDLVQCTDHMCPAGVHWHIKNIYMNQWRVKLTISNYNYQRNFLDWNVLVQHPGFSQPATVYSFNSTMLPTDGFGDEVALLWGIEYYNTELLNADGDQLGSVTTEILLNKDADSFTLRNGWAFPRRIYFNGENCKMAVPDTFPMLPNGSSSLRSTYCQILLVFLALITLLLLGFDQ; translated from the exons ATGGCACCACTTCCTTCCCGTGTATTGACTTTTGCAGTACTGCCGTCAATCATATTAGTTGCTCTATGCAGTTTAGCAG ATTGCTATGATCCATTGGATCCAAATGGAAACATTACCGTTACTTTCGACATTCACCAATACACAAGTGATGGCTATGTG GCAAGAATTACTATCCAAAATTATTATCAGTATCGCCATGTGGACAAACCAGGGTGGACTCTAGGGTGGACATGGGCCAAAGATGAAGTGATATGGTCAATGAGTGGTGCCTTTGCCACCCAGCAAGGAAATTGCTCAGCCTTCAAAACACAAGCACACTCCTGCGTGAAAGACCCTGTCATACTTGATCTCATGCCAGATGCCTTACCAGAAAACAGGTCAGAAGACTGCTGCCGTGGTGGTCTTCTTTCTGCCTGGGCTATCAACCCTTCCAAGTCATTCTCTTCCTTTGAAATTACAGTTGGAAACTTGGGGGCGAATTCTTCTTGGTCCGCGCCTCAAAATCTTACTTTAATGGCACCAGGTCCTGGTTACACTTGTGGCCAAGTTTTGGACACTGATCCCACAGTTTCTTCAGATATCGATGGTAGAAGACATGTTCAGGTTTACA GAACGTGGAGCTCAACATGCACTTACTCGAGCTTTTTGGCTAACAAAACACCAATGTGCTGTGCATCACTGTCGGCATTTTACAGTCCCACCATCACATCATGCCCCAAGTGTAGCTGTGGATGCAGAGAGGCAGACAAAACATCAGGTCCATGCATAAG TACCAGTGACAATTACCTCTCATCGGAAATTACTAATAATCCTGACCTAGTCCAATGCACTGATCACATGTGCCCGGCTGGAGTTCATTGGCATATTAAGAACATTTACATGAATCAGTGGAGGGTAAAACTGACAATCTCTAACTACAACTATCAAAGAAACTTCTTGGACTGGAATGTCCTGGTTCAGCATCCTGGTTTCAGCCAACCTGCAACAGTATACAGCTTCAACAGTACAATGCTTCCCACTGATGGGTTTGGAG ATGAGGTTGCTCTCTTGTGGGGGATAGAGTACTACAACACTGAACTGTTGAATGCTGATGGGGATCAACTGGGTTCAGTGACCACAGAGATACTTCTGAACAAGGATGCAGACTCATTTACATTAAGGAACGGATGGGCTTTCCCTCGAAGAATATATTTCAATGGTGAGAATTGTAAAATGGCTGTCCCAGACACTTTCCCAATGCTACCAAATGGTAGCTCCAGTTTAAGATCGACTTACTGCCAAATCCTTTTAGTATTTTTGGCTCTCATAACACTGTTGTTACTTGGTTTTGATCAGTAA
- the LOC133882354 gene encoding 5'-methylthioadenosine nucleosidase-like, translating into MAPDGDKSDDAVVQNRPISTIVIIIAMQTEALPLVNKFQLTEDLDSVFPKGVPWIRYHGVYKDLNINLIWPGKDLALGVDSVGTVSASLVTYASIQALKPDLIINAGTAGAFKAKGAGVGDVFLASDCAFHDRRIPIPVFDLYGVGLRQAFSTPNLVKELNLKVGKLSTGDSLDMSSQDEASITANEATIKDMEGAAVAYVADLLKVPAIFVKAVTDIVDGEKPTAEEFLQNLAAVTAALDQAVTQVIDFINGKCLSEL; encoded by the exons ATGGCTCCTGACGGCGACAAATCGGACGACGCCGTCGTTCAAAACCGGCCCATTTCCACCATCGTCATCATCATCG CTATGCAGACGGAGGCGCTTCCTTTGGTGAACAAGTTCCAGCTTACAGAGGACCTCGACTCAGT GTTTCCAAAAGGGGTTCCTTGGATCCGGTATCATGGTGTTTACAAGGATCTTAACATCAATTTGATCTGGCCAGGAAAAGATTTAGCTCTAG GGGTTGATAGTGTAGGCACAGTGTCGGCATCTCTTGTTACCTATGCATCGATCCAAGCATTAAAGCCAGACCTAATAATAAATGCGGGCACTGCCGGTGCCTTTAAG GCTAAAGGTGCAGGCGTTGGTGATGTGTTTCTTGCATCTGATTGTGCTTTCCATGACAGAAGAATACCTATACCT GTTTTTGATCTGTATGGCGTTGGTTTACGCCAGGCCTTCTCAACTCCCAATCTTGTTAAGGAGCTTAACCTAAAG GTTGGGAAGTTGTCTACCGGTGATTCTCTAGATATGTCCTCACAAGATGAAGCATCAATTACTGCGAATGAAGCTACAATTAAAGACATGGAG GGAGCCGCTGTTGCCTATGTAGCCGATCTTCTGAAAGTTCCTGCGATATTTGTAAAAGCTGTGACTGATATAGTGGATGGTGAGAAACCAACTGCAGAGGAATTCTTGCAGAATTTGGCAGCTGTGACTGCTGCACTTGATCAGGCAGTCACTCAAGTAATTGATTTTATCAATGGAAAATGCCTCTCAGAACTTTGA
- the LOC133882541 gene encoding probable aquaporin TIP3-1: MAENVAIAAEDEESFYVGSRVQPVPLTPMPDQRRFEEGKPNPSKLTEMLGLEEFFSLDVWRASLAELIGTAIFVFALDTIVISSFETKTESPKLIMSLLIAITTAILLLAVNPVSGGHMNPAITLAAALVGLISLSRAVIYIFAQCAGAVVGALALKAVVNSTIEDIFSLGGCTLTVIAPGPKGPISIGLGTSQALWLEIICTFVLLFASIWIAFDHRQARALGRLIIFSIIGIVVGLLVFVSTTVTGAKGYAGVGMNPARCLGPAIVRGGHLWNGHWVFWAGPTIASVAFYLYTKIIPRQHFHAHGYKHDFLNILKAPFASDPVHKK; encoded by the exons ATGGCTGAGAATGTGGCTATAGCAGCGGAGGATGAAGAAAGCTTCTACGTTGGAAGTAGAGTTCAACCTGTCCCCTTAACGCCAAT GCCAGATCAACGTAGATTTGAGGAAGGGAAGCCCAATCCTAGTAAACTCACTGAGATGTTGGGCTTGGAGGAGTTCTTCTCCTTGGAT GTGTGGCGAGCATCTTTGGCAGAGCTAATTGGTACGGCAATATTTGTTTTTGCCCTTGACACCATAGTCATATCCTCTTTTGAAACCAAAACTGAATCACCAAAACTTATAATGTCACTACTTATCGCTATCACAACCGCAATTCTCCTCCTTGCCGTCAATCCGGTTTCCGGCGGCCACATGAACCCTGCCATCACCTTAGCGGCTGCGCTTGTCGGCCTCATTTCCCTTTCGCGGGCCGTCATATATATTTTCGCACAATGTGCTGGTGCTGTGGTGGGTGCACTAGCACTCAAAGCCGTGGTAAACAGTACCATTGAAGATATATTTTCCCTTGGAGGCTGCACTCTCACCGTCATTGCACCGGGACCAAAAGGGCCGATTTCCATCGGACTTGGGACAAGCCAAGCCCTCTGGCTGGAGATCATATGTACATTTGTGCTTCTTTTTGCTTCAATATGGATAGCTTTCGATCATCGTCAAGCAAGAGCTCTGGGCCGACTCATCATTTTCTCCATCATTGGAATAGTAGTGGGCCTCCTTGTGTTTGTGTCAACGACTGTGACAGGAGCCAAGGGCTATGCTGGGGTCGGAATGAACCCGGCAAGGTGCTTGGGCCCGGCAATTGTTAGAGGGGGCCACCTATGGAATGGGCATTGGGTTTTTTGGGCCGGGCCGACAATTGCTTCTGTGGCATTTTATCTCTACACTAAGATAATTCCACGTCAGCATTTCCATGCCCATGGGTATAAACATGATTTCCTGAACATTTTGAAGGCTCCCTTTGCTTCAGACCCTGTTCACAAGAAGTGA